A single window of Dermochelys coriacea isolate rDerCor1 chromosome 2, rDerCor1.pri.v4, whole genome shotgun sequence DNA harbors:
- the LOC119851380 gene encoding metallothionein-like: MDPQDCLCVAGRSCTCADSCKCKNCKCTSCKNSCCSCCPAGCNNCAKGCVCKGLASGKCSCCS; the protein is encoded by the exons ATGGATCCTCAGGACTGTCTTTGTGTTGCCG GTCGCTCCTGTACCTGTGCTGATTCCTGCAAATGCAAAAATTGCAAGTGCACCTCTTGCAAAAACA GTTGTTGCTCCTGTTGCCCAGCTGGATGCAATAATTGTGCCAAGGGCTGTGTCTGCAAAGGTCTAGCATCTGGGAAATGCAGCTGCTGTTCCTAA